Proteins co-encoded in one Malus sylvestris chromosome 9, drMalSylv7.2, whole genome shotgun sequence genomic window:
- the LOC126582444 gene encoding NADP-dependent malic enzyme-like: MMSLNRSCFLGNPAVAGSSSPFSQSQKRRPASLKVVALIPKARTGDRNGSVVMESTLQEVKTESEVVELKSTVHGGVKDVYGEDTATEDQFVTPWSVSVASGYTLIRSPHHNKGLAFTEKERDAHYLRGLLPPVVISQELQVKKMINSIRQYQVPLQKYIAMMDLQGRNEKLFYKLLIEHVEELLPVVYTPTVGEACQKYGSIFTQPQGLFISLKEKGKILEVLRNWPEQNIQVIVVTDGERILGLGDLGSHGMGIPVGKLALYTALGGVRPSACLPVTIDVGTNNEKLLNDEFYIGLRQKRATGQEYAELLHEFMTAVKQNYGEKVLVQFEDFANHNAFDLLAKYASTHLVFNDDIQGTASVVLAGLLAALKLVKGSLSEHRFLFLGAGEAGTGIAELIALEISKQTNTPVEETRKNIWLVDSKGLIVSSRLDSLQHFKKPWAHEHEPVGELVDAVKSIKPTVLIGTSGVGRTFTKEVVEAMASMNERPIILALSNPTSQSECTAEEAYTWTEGRAIYCSGSPFPPVEYNGKVYYPGQANNAYIFPGFGLGLIMSGTIRVHDDMLLAASEALASMVTQEDFDKGLIYPPFTNIRKISAHIAAKVAAKSYELGLATRLPEPRDLEKYAESCMYSPSYRSFR; encoded by the exons ATGATGTCCTTGAATAGAAGCTGTTTTCTG gGGAACCCGGCCGTTGCTGGGTCTTCAAGCCCGTTCTCTCAGAGCCAGAAGAGGCGGCCAGCGTCGCTGAAAGTGGTGGCTTTGATCCCAAAAGCCCGGACAGGTGACCGAAACGGCAGCGTCGTGATGGAGAGCACATTGCAGGAGGTGAAGACCGAATCCGAGGTGGTTGAGCTGAAATCTACCGTCCATGGTGGGGTAAAAGACGTGTACGGTGAGGATACTGCCACCGAGGACCAATTTGTCACACCCTGGAGTGTCTCGGTTGCTAG TGGATATACGTTGATACGATCTCCACACCACAACAAAGGTCTTGCCTtcacagagaaagagagagatgccCACTACTTGCGTGGCCTTCTTCCCCCAGTTGTTATTTCTCAAGAACTTCAG GTTAAGAAAATGATAAATAGTATCCGTCAGTATCAAGTTCCACTGCAGAAGTATATTGCCATGATGGATCTTCAG GGGAGAAATGAAAAGCTATTCTACAAGCTTCTTATTGAGCATGTTGAGGAATTACTTCCAGTTGTCTATACTCCTACTGTCGGTGAAGCTTGCCAGAAATATGGAAGCATATTTACGCAACCACAGGGCCTTTTCATAAGTTTGAAAGAAAA GGGCAAGATTCTTGAAGTATTGAGGAACTGGCCTGAGCAGAATATTCAAGTCATTGTTGTCACTGATGGAGAGCGGATCCTAGGGCTCGGGGATCTTGGCTCTCAT GGGATGGGTATACCTGTGGGTAAACTTGCTCTATACACGGCACTTGGAGGAGTTCGTCCTTCTGCT TGCTTGCCTGTAACCATTGATGTTGGTACAAACAATGAGAAGCTGTTGAATGATGAGTTTTACATAGGGCTGAGGCAAAAGAGGGCTACTGGGCAG GAATATGCAGAACTCCTGCATGAATTCATGACTGCAGTCAAGCAGAATTACGGGGAGAAAGTTCTTGTTCAG TTTGAAGACTTTGCAAACCACAATGCTTTTGATCTGCTCGCAAAGTATGCCTCAACCCATCTTGTTTTTAACGATGACATTCAG GGGACAGCATCGGTGGTTCTTGCAGGGCTTCTTGCAGCTTTGAAGTTAGTAAAGGGATCCTTATCTGAACACAGATTTTTATTCCTTGGTGCTGGAGAG GCCGGCACTGGCATAGCAGAACTCATAGCCCTTGAAATTTCCAAGCAG ACAAATACCCCAGTGGAAGAGACCCGCAAGAACATTTGGCTTGTGGACTCAAAG GGATTGATTGTCAGTTCTCGGTTGGATTCACTCCAACACTTTAAAAAGCCCTGGGCTCATGAACATGAACCAGTCGGGGAACTTGTAGATGCTGTTAAG TCAATCAAGCCAACAGTATTAATTGGAACGTCAGGTGTAGGAAGAACATTCACTAAAGAAGTGGTTGAGGCtatggcttccatgaatgag AGACCTATTATTCTCGCTCTTTCCAATCCAACATCACAATCTGAATGTACTGCGGAAGAAGCATATACATGGACTGAG GGTCGTGCCATATATTGTAGTGGAAGCCCATTCCCGCCAGTTGAATATAATGGGAAGGTTTACTATCCTGGCCAG GCAAACAATGCATACATCTTCCCTGGATTCGGTCTGGGTTTAATAATGTCTGGTACTATCCGTGTTCACGACGACATGCTTCTGGCAGCTT CGGAAGCGTTGGCTTCAATGGTGACCCAGGAAGACTTTGACAAGGGACTCATATACCCTCCATTCACAAACATCAGAAAGATTTCGGCGCATATTGCTGCTAAAGTAGCTGCGAAATCATATGAACTTG GTTTGGCCACCCGCCTCCCCGAACCAAGAGATCTGGAGAAGTATGCTGAAAGCTGTATGTACAGCCCTTCCTATCGAAGTTTCCGGTAA